GCCATTTCCCTTGAACATGACGACCTCCTTCGGTACTGCAACCCGCACCGGCCGTTGAAAAACGGCCGCCGCGCTTGGACGTTAACGAGGGGTTGCCCGGCGCCGGAACCGGCACGGTTTTTGCATCTCGGCGCCGCCGCGAGCGGCGTGGGCGTCGCGCCTCCGCAAAAACCGTGCCGGTTCCGGCGCCGGGTCGGGCGGGGGTTGGGAGGGTGGGTCGGGCCGTTTTTCAACGGCCGCTCGACCGACCGGGGCGTTGGCTTACTGCGCCAGGAAGGACAGGGGGTCGACGGCGCGGCCGGCCTTGCGGATCTCGAAGTGCAGGCTGGGCTCGGTGATCGAGCCCGTCGAACCGATGCGGCCGATGCGCTGGCCCTCGGCCACGGTGTCGTTGACGCCGACCAGCAGGTCCTCGGCGTGGGCGTAGACGGTATGGACGCCGTCTTCGTGGCTGATGATCAGCATCTTGCCGTAGCCCTGGAACCAGTCGGCGAAGATGACCTCGCCGGGGAGGACGCTGACGAAGTACTGGCCGGCGGGGGCGGCGATGTCGATACCGTCGGACTTGGTGGTGGTGCCGTAGGTGGGGTCCTCGACGCGGCCGTAGTAGCGGATGATTCGGCCTTCGGTGGGCCAGATGCGCAGGGCGGGGATCTCGGAGGTCCAGACACCGGCGTCGGGGATCTCGGCGGCGGAGAGCTCGCGACCGGTCTCGGCGGAGGCCTCGGCGGCGATGATGTCGTTGATTTTGGATTGCAGGTTGGTCATCGCGCGCTCTTTTTCGCGGATGACGGCCTCATAGGCCGAGCGTTCGCGTTGAACCCGCTCGAGCAGGTCGCGCTTGCGTTCCAGGTCCTCCTCGTAGAGCACCTGTTGCTCCTCGGCCCGGGCTTTGGAGTCTTCGATGATCTCGAGGGCCTGTTCGAGTTCGAGGCGGTGGGTCTCCTGCTCGGCGACGGCGCGCTGGATGTCCTCGTAGATGCGTCGGTCCTGGGCGGCGAAGGCCTTGAGGAAAATGAAGCGGCGGCCCATCGAGGCGAAGTCGCCGGCGCTGAAGATGAAGCGCTCGCCCTTCTCCCGACCGACGAGATACAACAGGGTCAGGCGGCGGCCCAACAGCTCGCGCTGCTCGTCGGCCCGGCGTTCGAGTCGTTCGACCTCGGCCCGGGCCTCGTCGGCCAGCTCGCCGGCCTGGTTGCGGGCGGTCTGCAGGCGCTGGATGCTGTTGCGTCCCTGCTCGGCCTGTTGCTGGATCAACTGCAGCTCGGCCAGGATACCCAGCTCCTGATCGCGGACGCGGTCACGGGCCTCGCGCTGTTTGGCCAGATCGTTCTCGATGGCGGCCAGCTCGGCGCGCAGCTCCTCGACCCCCCCGGCGGTCTCCTCGACGAAGGCCCCCAGAGCCAGCAGGACGGCCAGGGTCAACACGACGTGGGGCAGGTAGGCCAGGCAGCGTTTCATCGCGGTATGGGGCTGGGTGACGGTTTCAATTTAGCAGGGGATTCGGCGCCGGTCAAGGCTGCGCGTCGTTGAGCGCAGTCACTACGACCTCGGGCGGCAGCTCCGGGACGAACTCGCCCAGGTGTTTGCGCAGAGCGGCGGCGCCGGCTTCGTCGAAGGCGTAGAAGGTTACGGTGTCGCCGCCGCAGACGACGTTGTCGGGGATCGTCCAGCGGGCGCAGGCGATCCAGTCCGTCGGCAGTCCACCGTAGGGTCGGAACCAGTCGTCGTAGACCACGGCGCAGGCGGTGTCGCGCTCGGCGACCAGCCGTTTGATTGCCGCGCTGTCGTAGGCTCCGGCCAGCTTGAGTTCGGCGACCTCCTGCGAGGCCAGACCCCAGAGGTCGAGGACCTCGACGTCGGCGTAGTAGCCCACGGCGCCGATATCGTTGACGGCGACGGCCTCGTCGGCATAGTAGCGATCGAGGAAGCGGGCCGTCTGGCGCTGCTGGCGGTAGATGTTGCGGGTGGCCTGCAGCGGGTGCTCGGGAAGGACGAAGAAGAAGCGGTGGAGGAGCAACAGACCGACGAGAGCGATGAGGGCCCATTTGAGTCGGGGATGCTCCTCCAGCCGGCTCCGCAGCCGGGTCAGCAGTGACCAGGCCAGGAGCGCCGCAACAAGATAGAGCAGGAAGATGACCCAGATGTGGTAGCGGTAATCGGAGCCCAACATCAACAGGCTGAACAGGGACGCCCCCAGCACGCAAAAGGCCAGGCGTCCGATGGGATGCCAGAAGCCGTGTTTCCGCCAGTGGACAACCCACAGCACGGCCGCCGAGCCCAGGCCGATCGTATAGGTGATATTGTATCTGAGGGTGGTGTAGACGTTGGTGAGGAGTTGCTCGAGGTAGCCGGCGTCCCGCGTCAGGGTCTTGACCAGGATCGAGTTGGGCAGGAAGTAGGCGCCGTTGGCCGTCGAGACGAGGCCGTAAACCACCACGGGCAGCCAGCCGGCGACGGCGAGGGCCGCGGCGAACAGCCAGCGCTTGCGCAGCAGGGCCAGCAGGACCACCACGGCCACGGCGAACAGGGACTCGTAGCGCACCGTCACCGCCAGCAGGGCCAAGGACAGGCTCAGCCATTCCGCCCGCCGCCAGGTCCGGCGCTCCTCGTCGAGGGTCGGCAGGACGACCAGCAGCAGCGCGGCGACCATGATGAGATGCAGCACGTGCTCCATCCCGCTGAAAACGCCGAACAGCGCGGCCGAGATGTAGAAGGCCGCCAGCAGGATCAGCGGGCGGTAGGGCGCCTCGACGCCCAGCCGGTCCAGATAGCCCTCCATGATCCACATCAGCGCCCCGGCGGCGCTGACGGCCAGGATTAGCGGGGCCAGGACGGCGTTGCCGAAGATCAGGGTGGCGAGGGCCAACAGCAGGGGCCAGCCCAGGGAGCTGGCCGCGGCGTCGAACCGCCCCGGTTCGATGCCCCAGCTGCCGTGCTCGGCCAGGTTGCGGGCCAGCTCGAGGTGGATATAGGCGTCGTCGAGGGTGTAGGTGAAGGAGCCCTCGTTGGCCGCCGTGGAGGCCAGGGCGAGGTAGGCGAACAGCCCCGCCAGGACCAGCAGGACCAGCAACAGGGGCCGGCGGCGGCGCAGGAATGACCTCTTGGCGGGCTCGGAGTCCATCGCCTTCCCTTTCCGTGGCGGCCCCGCCGCGTGACGGTTCGGTGCAGCTTAAGTGTACATCCGCAGTATACCGGCGTCCGCATCGCCAGTCAAGCTCCGGCGACGCCCCGCCGCGCCCTGTGGTAAGATAAACTCGTACCTTGGACAACCGAGCGGGAGTTCCGTGCATTTCTTCGTCGCCGCCTTCGTGGTCTGGATCCTGGGGCTGGTCTTCGGCAGCTTCGCCAACAGCCTGATCCACCGTCTGCCGCGTAAGCTGTCCATCGTCCACCCGGGCAGCTTCTGCCCGGGGTGCGAAACCCCGCTGACCGCCGACGAGAAAATCCCCGTGCTCAGCTATCTGACCCTGGGGGGCAAGTGCGCTCACTGCGGCGAGAGGATCAGCCCCCGCTATCCCCTGGTGGAGCTGGGCAACGCCCTGGGCTGGCTGGGGGTTTTTCTGCGCTTCGGCTTCAACTTCCAGGCCGTCACCGGCTGCCTGCTGTTCACCGGTCTGCTGGTCGCCGCGGTCATCGACCTCGAGGAGGGGCTGATCCCCAACGGGCTGACCCTGGGTCTGGCGCTCATCGGCTTTGCGGCCAGCCTGCTGCCCTTCGGCTTGGACCCCCTGGACAGCCTGTTCGGCATTCTCGTCGGCGGCGGCTTCCTGCTGCTGTTCGCCCTGCTGGGGCGGCTGATCTTCAAGCGCGAGGCCCTGGGAGGCGGAGATCTGAAGCTGTTGGCCGCCATCGGCGCCTTCGTCGGCTGGAAGCTGGTCCTGCTGGCGGCCTTCATCGGCGTGGTCCTCGGAGCGATCGTCGGCGGCGTGCGCTGGGCGGTGACGGGCCAGCGGGAGCTGCCCTTCGGTCCCTTCCTGGCCGTGGGCGGGATGACGGCCTTCCTCGCCGGGGAGCTGATCCTCGGCTGGTATCTGGCGCTGTAGCGCCCCCCCCACCAACCCGGCCGTGGTGAACCCCGCCGCGATCCGCCGAGCACGACCACCGAGCACGACCACCGAGCATGACCACCACCCGTCAGCTCCACCACGGTGACTGCCTGGACGTCCTGCGGCAGCGCATCCCCGACGCCTGCGTCGACCTGGTCTACCTGGACCCGCCCTTCAACACCGGCGTCGAGCGACGCCTGCGGGACCGGGGCTTCGCCGACGTCTGGCGCTGGGATGCGACCGTCGAGGGCGAGTTGGCCGAGCTGGCCGAGCCAACCGCCGCCCCCGGCGTCGCCGGGCTGGTTCGCCTGGTTCGCGATGAGCTGGGCGACGACGCCCTGGCGGCCTATCTGGTCGGGCTGGGACGCCGCCTCGTCGAGGTCCGCCGGGTGCTCAAACCGGCGGGCTCTGTGTATCTGCACTGCGATCCCACGGCGAGCCATTACCTCAAAGTATTGCTCGACACTGTCCTGGGTAAGGAAAAATTCCAGCGGGAGATCGTCTGGCGGGTGGGCTGGGTGTCGGGCTTCAAGAGCCGGGCGCGCAACTGGGTCCGCAACCACGACGTGCTGCTGTACTACGCCGGGCCGGGCTTCACCTTCAACAAGGAATATCTGGCTTACCCCCCCGGCTATCGGCGGCGCGACGGGGCGATCCCCAGCGGCCCGGGGGTGCCCCTCGAGGACACCTGGAACTGCCACCCCGCCGACGAGCTGAACTCGATCATGATCATGAGCTTCTCCCGGGAGAAGCTGGGCTATCCGACCCAGAAGCCCCGGGCGCTGCTGGAGCGCATCATCCGGGCCTCGTCGAA
This window of the Candidatus Coatesbacteria bacterium genome carries:
- a CDS encoding prepilin peptidase, whose translation is MYIRSIPASASPVKLRRRPAAPCGKINSYLGQPSGSSVHFFVAAFVVWILGLVFGSFANSLIHRLPRKLSIVHPGSFCPGCETPLTADEKIPVLSYLTLGGKCAHCGERISPRYPLVELGNALGWLGVFLRFGFNFQAVTGCLLFTGLLVAAVIDLEEGLIPNGLTLGLALIGFAASLLPFGLDPLDSLFGILVGGGFLLLFALLGRLIFKREALGGGDLKLLAAIGAFVGWKLVLLAAFIGVVLGAIVGGVRWAVTGQRELPFGPFLAVGGMTAFLAGELILGWYLAL
- a CDS encoding peptidoglycan DD-metalloendopeptidase family protein codes for the protein MKRCLAYLPHVVLTLAVLLALGAFVEETAGGVEELRAELAAIENDLAKQREARDRVRDQELGILAELQLIQQQAEQGRNSIQRLQTARNQAGELADEARAEVERLERRADEQRELLGRRLTLLYLVGREKGERFIFSAGDFASMGRRFIFLKAFAAQDRRIYEDIQRAVAEQETHRLELEQALEIIEDSKARAEEQQVLYEEDLERKRDLLERVQRERSAYEAVIREKERAMTNLQSKINDIIAAEASAETGRELSAAEIPDAGVWTSEIPALRIWPTEGRIIRYYGRVEDPTYGTTTKSDGIDIAAPAGQYFVSVLPGEVIFADWFQGYGKMLIISHEDGVHTVYAHAEDLLVGVNDTVAEGQRIGRIGSTGSITEPSLHFEIRKAGRAVDPLSFLAQ
- a CDS encoding site-specific DNA-methyltransferase, which codes for MTTTRQLHHGDCLDVLRQRIPDACVDLVYLDPPFNTGVERRLRDRGFADVWRWDATVEGELAELAEPTAAPGVAGLVRLVRDELGDDALAAYLVGLGRRLVEVRRVLKPAGSVYLHCDPTASHYLKVLLDTVLGKEKFQREIVWRVGWVSGFKSRARNWVRNHDVLLYYAGPGFTFNKEYLAYPPGYRRRDGAIPSGPGVPLEDTWNCHPADELNSIMIMSFSREKLGYPTQKPRALLERIIRASSNPGDVVLDPYCGSGTTPAAAEALGRGWIGVDANPAALELTERRLREEFPELEFDLECGKRT